Below is a window of Pirellulales bacterium DNA.
TTGCCAAGCGCATAACAGTCCGCTTGACCAACATCAAGCGGAATGTTATATTTGGATAGTGCGGGCAACCTGGAGAAACAGAGATGAAAATTGTCGCGTACTATCGCGTAAGCACGAAGCGCCAGGGACAGAGTAGCCTTGGCCTGGAGGCTCAGCAGTCGGCCGTCCAAGCGTTCGCCAAGGCCAACGGTGGGAAGATCGTTGCGGAATTCACAGAGATTGAGACGGGCAAGCGTTCCGATCGCCCAAAGCTGAGCGAAGCCATCGCCCGCACGCGAGGCGTTCGCGGCACGCTGGTTATCGCCAAGCTCGACCGGTTAGCTCGCAATGTGGCCTTTGTGTCGGCCCTCATGGAAGCCGGCTGCGAGTTCGTCGCCTGCGACAATGCCCATGCCACGCGACTGACCGTTCACATTCTTGCAGCCGTGGCGGAAGACGAAGCCCGGCGGATCAGCGAACGCACTACAGCCGCTCTCAACGCCGCCAAACGCCGTGGCACGAAGCTCGGCACAAATCGGCCAGGCCATCGAATAGACTGGCGCAAAGGCCAACGGCACGGGCTTGCGAAGGCCATTCAAGCCGCAGCGGCAAGCAGGCAGCAAGCCAGGTCAGACTGTTACGGCTTCATCGCCGATGACATTCAGGCGATGCGGGCTGCTGGGCTGTCGTTTGCGGCCGTCGCCGAAACGCTCAACGCTGCCGGCCATGTCACCACCGGCGGCAAAGCATTCGCCGCTATGACCGTTTTGCGGATCGTCGATCAGCTTGCGACTGCGTAAGCGACGGCTAAAGTAATGGGTACGGGCGG
It encodes the following:
- a CDS encoding recombinase family protein codes for the protein MKIVAYYRVSTKRQGQSSLGLEAQQSAVQAFAKANGGKIVAEFTEIETGKRSDRPKLSEAIARTRGVRGTLVIAKLDRLARNVAFVSALMEAGCEFVACDNAHATRLTVHILAAVAEDEARRISERTTAALNAAKRRGTKLGTNRPGHRIDWRKGQRHGLAKAIQAAAASRQQARSDCYGFIADDIQAMRAAGLSFAAVAETLNAAGHVTTGGKAFAAMTVLRIVDQLATA